In Moorella sp. Hama-1, a single genomic region encodes these proteins:
- a CDS encoding phosphatase yields MLFEADLHTHTIASGHAYSTVKEMAEAAEKRGLKMIAITDHGLKMPGGPHEYHFGNLAALPRKIGGVEILRGVEANIIDTEGHLDLPERLLEELDIVLAGFHALTGFDGRSAEDYTRAVLAAIANPRVHLIVHPGNPEFPVDIEKLVLAAASEHKALEINNNSFSVSRQGSLPHCQLLAKLAQKHKVQVALNSDAHIFTSVGNFTRAWQVARSAGIGEDQVINKTADRVKEYLGWHRRHRETVQEGRV; encoded by the coding sequence GTGTTATTTGAAGCCGATCTCCACACCCATACCATCGCCAGCGGCCATGCCTACAGCACTGTTAAAGAGATGGCTGAGGCGGCGGAAAAACGCGGTTTAAAAATGATCGCCATTACGGACCACGGTCTGAAGATGCCCGGTGGTCCCCATGAGTACCACTTTGGCAACCTGGCAGCCCTACCCCGTAAGATTGGCGGCGTGGAAATCCTCAGGGGTGTTGAGGCCAACATCATTGATACCGAGGGACACCTGGATCTGCCGGAACGCCTCCTGGAAGAACTGGATATCGTCCTGGCGGGATTTCACGCCCTGACCGGTTTTGACGGCCGCTCCGCGGAAGATTATACCCGGGCCGTTCTGGCGGCCATAGCTAACCCCCGGGTTCACCTTATCGTACACCCGGGGAACCCCGAATTCCCTGTGGATATCGAAAAGCTGGTCCTGGCTGCGGCCAGTGAGCATAAAGCCCTGGAAATCAACAACAATTCCTTTAGCGTCAGCCGCCAGGGGAGCCTGCCGCACTGCCAGTTACTGGCCAAACTGGCCCAGAAGCATAAAGTGCAGGTGGCTTTAAATAGCGATGCCCATATCTTTACTTCAGTAGGAAACTTTACCCGCGCCTGGCAGGTAGCCCGCAGTGCCGGGATCGGCGAGGATCAGGTGATTAATAAAACGGCCGATCGCGTCAAGGAGTACCTGGGCTGGCACCGCCGCCACCGGGAAACAGTCCAGGAAGGCAGAGTCTAA
- a CDS encoding ABC transporter permease subunit has product MRFSKKNLIALAGVILVYFLVLGLQSGGLISKFQEINLMMLGINIILAVSLNLIVGFTGQLALGHAGFMAVGAYVAAILTMKLHQPFLLALVAGALAAAVAGIIIGLPTLRLKGDYLAIATLGFGEIIRGAANNINYIGGAAGMIGIPRLANWTWLYIMIVLTVLVTANLINSSHGRACVAIRENEIAAETMGINTTYYKVLAFALGAFFAGVAGALYAHYFFLIQPVTFTFFRSFDILVMVVFGGLGSITGSIIAAAGITLINAALQQLAVLRMVIYAVLLVVVMIFRPQGLMGNWEFSLDRWLKKRGAASGPARN; this is encoded by the coding sequence GTGCGCTTCAGCAAAAAAAACCTCATCGCCCTGGCCGGTGTGATCCTTGTCTATTTCCTGGTTTTGGGATTGCAGTCAGGGGGGCTGATTAGCAAGTTCCAGGAAATCAATTTGATGATGCTGGGGATTAATATTATCCTGGCCGTCAGCCTGAACCTTATAGTCGGTTTTACCGGTCAATTGGCCCTGGGTCATGCCGGTTTTATGGCGGTGGGAGCTTATGTGGCCGCCATTCTGACCATGAAATTACACCAACCTTTTCTGCTGGCCCTGGTAGCCGGGGCCCTGGCTGCCGCTGTCGCCGGGATTATTATTGGCTTACCCACCCTGCGCTTGAAAGGAGACTACCTGGCCATCGCCACCCTGGGCTTCGGCGAGATTATCCGGGGCGCCGCCAATAATATTAATTACATCGGTGGTGCGGCCGGGATGATTGGCATCCCCCGCCTGGCCAACTGGACCTGGCTTTATATCATGATTGTTCTCACGGTGCTGGTAACGGCTAACTTAATTAATTCCAGCCACGGCCGGGCCTGTGTAGCCATCCGGGAAAATGAAATCGCCGCGGAAACTATGGGGATCAATACCACCTACTACAAGGTCCTGGCCTTTGCCCTGGGCGCCTTTTTTGCCGGTGTAGCCGGCGCTCTTTATGCCCATTACTTCTTCCTGATTCAACCAGTTACCTTCACCTTTTTCCGTTCCTTTGACATCCTGGTCATGGTGGTCTTTGGCGGTTTGGGAAGCATAACCGGCTCCATCATCGCCGCGGCAGGAATTACCCTCATTAATGCCGCCCTGCAGCAACTGGCTGTTTTGCGGATGGTCATTTACGCTGTCCTCCTGGTTGTGGTAATGATCTTCCGTCCCCAGGGGTTAATGGGTAACTGGGAGTTTAGCCTGGACCGGTGGCTGAAGAAAAGGGGTGCGGCCAGTGGCCCTGCTCGAAACTAA
- a CDS encoding branched-chain amino acid ABC transporter permease, with amino-acid sequence MAVFLQQIINGLSLGSIYALIALGYTMVYGIIQLINFAHGDILMVGAYIGFFVVVYGKLNIWWAFIISMAASALLGVLIERVAYKPLRNATRLAPLITAIGVSLFLENGGLMVLGTDIRSYPGGLITNKQLPLMILGIPLTATTLQILILAITILMMLILQYIVHYTRRGKAMRAVSYDADAARLMGINVDSTISFTFALGSAFAAVAGIMLGLYYNTIWPLMGIMPGLKAFVAAVIGGIGLIPGAMLGGFALGIFEALVSGYWSSNLRDPIVFLLLILILLVKPSGLLGKNNAEKV; translated from the coding sequence ATGGCCGTATTTCTCCAGCAAATAATTAACGGTTTATCCCTGGGGAGTATCTATGCCCTCATCGCCCTGGGCTATACTATGGTTTACGGCATTATTCAACTTATTAACTTCGCCCATGGCGATATTCTGATGGTGGGGGCTTATATTGGCTTTTTTGTCGTAGTTTATGGGAAGCTTAACATCTGGTGGGCTTTTATCATTTCCATGGCTGCTTCCGCCCTTTTGGGCGTTCTTATCGAGCGGGTCGCCTATAAACCCCTGCGTAACGCCACCCGCCTGGCCCCCCTGATTACGGCCATCGGCGTGTCCCTCTTCCTGGAAAACGGGGGGTTGATGGTCCTGGGTACAGATATCCGCTCCTACCCGGGAGGGTTGATTACCAACAAGCAATTACCCCTGATGATCCTGGGCATACCCCTCACGGCCACCACCCTGCAGATTCTGATTCTGGCGATCACCATCTTGATGATGCTCATCCTGCAGTATATTGTCCACTACACCCGGAGGGGTAAGGCCATGCGGGCCGTGTCCTACGATGCTGATGCCGCCAGGCTCATGGGGATTAACGTTGATAGTACCATCTCCTTTACCTTCGCCCTGGGTTCGGCCTTTGCCGCCGTAGCGGGGATTATGCTGGGGCTCTATTACAACACTATCTGGCCGCTCATGGGTATCATGCCCGGCCTAAAGGCCTTTGTAGCGGCCGTCATCGGCGGTATCGGCCTGATCCCCGGAGCTATGCTGGGCGGTTTTGCCCTGGGCATCTTTGAGGCCCTGGTCAGCGGTTATTGGAGCAGCAATCTGCGCGACCCCATTGTTTTTCTCTTATTGATTTTAATCCTGCTGGTCAAGCCCTCCGGCCTGCTGGGCAAGAACAACGCGGAGAAGGTGTAG
- a CDS encoding ABC transporter substrate-binding protein, whose product MGSIRKIAFLTLALILTVAMIAGCGQNKSGTGQQGAAGGSSGDTINIGVNYELSGDVATYGTNSKDAILLAFEEINQKGGVLGGKKINPIVLDNGGKREEAMSAAAKLITENKVVALLGPATSGATMAASTMATEYKVPIISPSATSPDVTVDPQTKKVRDYVFRVCFIDPTQAIVGAQFAAKDLGAKKAAILYSNSDEYSKGLYQVFKTEFPKDGGQIVAEESFNSGDQDFRPALTRVKNAGADLIYVPAYYGDVGKIVNQARELGIKVPMLGADGWDSPKLAEYAGGAVNLNNTYFTNHYAATDSNPRLQAFIKAFKAKYNKEPDAFACLGYDAAYMLADAINRAGSADPEAIRKALAATKDFDGITSKMTIDETHTPIKDVSIIAMVDGKQTLKKKITH is encoded by the coding sequence GTGGGGAGTATCAGAAAGATCGCCTTCTTAACCCTGGCCCTGATCCTGACGGTGGCCATGATTGCCGGCTGCGGCCAGAACAAATCAGGGACCGGGCAACAGGGAGCAGCCGGTGGCAGCAGTGGTGACACCATCAACATTGGTGTTAACTATGAACTCTCCGGCGATGTAGCTACTTATGGTACCAACTCCAAGGACGCGATCCTCCTGGCCTTTGAGGAGATCAACCAGAAAGGCGGCGTCCTGGGGGGCAAGAAGATTAATCCCATCGTCCTGGATAACGGCGGTAAAAGGGAAGAGGCCATGAGCGCGGCCGCCAAATTGATTACCGAGAATAAAGTCGTCGCCCTCCTGGGGCCAGCTACTTCCGGGGCCACCATGGCAGCTTCCACCATGGCCACTGAATATAAGGTCCCCATCATTAGCCCTTCAGCCACGAGCCCCGACGTGACAGTAGACCCCCAGACGAAAAAGGTGCGGGATTACGTCTTCCGCGTCTGCTTTATTGACCCCACCCAGGCCATTGTGGGCGCCCAGTTTGCTGCCAAGGATCTGGGAGCCAAAAAGGCGGCCATCCTTTATAGCAATTCGGACGAGTACAGCAAAGGCTTGTACCAGGTCTTCAAAACGGAATTCCCCAAAGACGGCGGCCAGATAGTGGCCGAGGAGAGCTTTAATTCCGGTGACCAGGACTTCCGCCCGGCCCTGACCCGGGTGAAGAACGCCGGTGCCGACCTGATCTACGTTCCGGCCTATTACGGTGATGTCGGTAAGATTGTCAACCAGGCCCGGGAGCTGGGAATTAAAGTACCTATGCTGGGCGCCGACGGTTGGGATTCGCCCAAACTGGCCGAGTATGCCGGCGGGGCGGTCAACCTGAATAACACCTACTTCACCAACCATTATGCTGCCACCGATTCCAACCCGCGGCTGCAGGCCTTTATCAAGGCCTTTAAGGCCAAGTATAATAAAGAGCCAGATGCCTTTGCCTGCCTGGGGTATGATGCAGCCTATATGCTGGCCGATGCCATCAACAGGGCCGGCAGCGCCGACCCGGAGGCTATTCGCAAGGCCCTGGCCGCCACCAAGGATTTTGATGGTATCACCAGTAAAATGACCATTGATGAGACCCATACCCCGATTAAAGACGTCTCCATTATTGCCATGGTCGACGGCAAGCAGACCCTGAAGAAGAAGATTACGCATTAA
- the radA gene encoding DNA repair protein RadA, which produces MAKLKERYVCQQCGYESLGFLGRCPGCGSWNSLVVEPGIPGGPQSSAAPASTPVLLAEVNDISAGRLVTSLGEWDRVLGGGLVPGSLVLVGGAPGIGKSTLLLQVAHLLACKYGSILYVTGEESAGQTRLRAQRLGALDGAIYLLAETNIAAIIEQIEKLQPVAVIIDSIQTMILPEVQAAPGSVSQVREGAARFLRLAKGGGPAVLLVGHVTKEGFLAGPRVLEHLVDCVLYLEGERYQAYRILRAVKNRFGSTNEIGVFEMAGSGLEEVRNPSAMLLAERPAGVAGSSVVACLEGTRPLLLEIQALVSRTNFGNPRRLATGIDFNRALLLAAVLEKRANLPLGGYDIYLNVAGGIAINEPAADLAVCLAIASSLQDRPLESRTLVLGEVGLAGEVRAVAQLERRVEEAARLGFNRFIVPAGNSKGLKDRSGYEVYDVHTVGEALGLALVNTRG; this is translated from the coding sequence CTGGCCAAGCTCAAGGAACGTTATGTCTGCCAGCAGTGCGGTTATGAATCCCTGGGCTTCCTGGGGCGCTGTCCCGGTTGCGGCAGCTGGAACAGCCTGGTGGTAGAACCAGGAATACCCGGGGGTCCCCAAAGCTCCGCTGCACCGGCCTCCACTCCGGTCCTGCTGGCTGAAGTTAACGATATCAGCGCCGGGAGGCTGGTAACTTCCCTGGGCGAGTGGGACCGGGTCCTGGGCGGCGGCCTGGTACCAGGTTCTCTGGTCCTGGTAGGCGGGGCCCCCGGAATCGGCAAATCCACCCTGCTCCTGCAGGTCGCTCACCTGCTGGCCTGCAAGTATGGTAGTATCCTCTATGTCACCGGGGAGGAATCCGCCGGGCAGACCCGCCTCCGCGCCCAGCGCCTGGGAGCGCTGGACGGCGCCATCTACCTGCTGGCTGAGACAAATATCGCGGCCATCATCGAGCAAATCGAAAAACTGCAACCGGTAGCAGTTATTATTGATTCCATCCAGACCATGATCCTCCCTGAGGTCCAGGCCGCCCCGGGCAGTGTTTCCCAGGTGCGGGAAGGAGCGGCCCGTTTTTTACGCCTGGCCAAGGGTGGCGGCCCGGCGGTATTGCTGGTGGGCCACGTTACCAAGGAGGGCTTCCTGGCCGGTCCCCGGGTCCTGGAGCATCTGGTGGACTGTGTCCTCTATCTGGAGGGCGAACGTTACCAGGCCTACCGCATCCTCCGGGCCGTCAAAAACCGTTTCGGCTCCACCAACGAGATTGGGGTTTTCGAAATGGCCGGTTCCGGCCTGGAAGAAGTTCGTAATCCCTCGGCCATGCTCCTGGCCGAGAGGCCGGCCGGGGTGGCCGGTTCCAGCGTGGTGGCCTGCCTGGAAGGGACCAGGCCCCTGCTGCTGGAGATCCAGGCCCTGGTGAGCCGGACCAACTTTGGTAATCCCCGCCGGCTGGCAACGGGGATAGATTTCAACCGGGCCCTGTTACTGGCGGCTGTGCTGGAAAAGCGGGCCAACCTGCCCCTGGGGGGTTATGATATCTACCTCAACGTCGCCGGGGGCATTGCCATCAACGAACCGGCGGCGGACCTGGCCGTGTGTCTGGCCATAGCCTCGAGCCTCCAGGACCGCCCCCTGGAATCCCGGACCCTGGTCCTGGGGGAGGTCGGCCTGGCGGGGGAAGTCCGGGCCGTAGCGCAACTGGAACGGCGGGTTGAAGAGGCCGCCCGGCTGGGTTTTAACCGTTTTATCGTCCCGGCGGGCAATAGCAAGGGCCTGAAAGATCGGTCCGGTTACGAAGTATATGATGTGCATACAGTAGGTGAAGCCCTGGGACTGGCTCTAGTCAATACCCGGGGTTAA
- a CDS encoding AbrB/MazE/SpoVT family DNA-binding domain-containing protein, with protein sequence MIGKRRIPGGQAPGNRRIIDNKGRVTLPAQLRQQLDLYPGAEVEFLLKESGEWYLRRADSQPSCRYCGLQVDLVTIGKDTLCRRCAEKYYRALVQKLGLGEVGTSGNLNKTKGKFPPMSK encoded by the coding sequence ATTATTGGGAAGCGCAGAATACCCGGGGGTCAGGCTCCTGGCAACAGGCGGATAATTGATAACAAGGGGCGGGTAACCCTGCCGGCCCAGTTACGTCAGCAGCTGGATTTATACCCCGGTGCTGAGGTCGAGTTTTTGCTGAAGGAGAGTGGGGAGTGGTACCTGCGGCGGGCCGACTCCCAGCCCAGCTGCCGCTACTGCGGCCTGCAAGTAGATTTGGTAACCATCGGTAAAGATACCCTTTGCCGCCGGTGTGCGGAGAAATACTACCGGGCACTGGTACAAAAACTGGGGCTAGGGGAGGTGGGGACAAGTGGGAATTTAAACAAAACGAAAGGGAAATTCCCTCCGATGTCGAAGTAA
- a CDS encoding HD-GYP domain-containing protein, with the protein MIYSPDRTFSELVVALSTILDIEQETKLYHAWRVALVAQELARRELPELANLVFYAGLLHDLGAIGLDDHLVHLVVKPEARGNPAILDHPQRGAAMVTAIPGLGDEAAAMIRDHHERWDGSGYPRGIKGQDLAQGAILLGLADELDLVLRAHPGAPWSSLRGTLLRKVRGGFPPELLATLDEMLQGPCYADIATNVALELKMFEVIMALPPVNFRVPDPMKITIDLFAEIIDAKHAYTAGHSHRVAAYALRLARCLGYGEEELQRLEVAGLLHDFGKIAVPRAVLDKPGRLDRDELQVVRRHPAWTIELLSGVSGLKDLARDAGLHHERYDGKGYPYGLHDGEIPAGARIIAVADAFDAMTSNRPYQRTCTPAEAVQILSGGAGANSTRRLWLLPPVC; encoded by the coding sequence ATGATATACTCGCCGGACCGGACCTTTAGCGAACTGGTGGTAGCTTTATCGACTATCCTGGACATTGAACAAGAAACCAAACTATATCACGCCTGGCGGGTAGCCCTGGTGGCCCAGGAACTGGCCCGGAGGGAACTGCCTGAACTGGCGAACCTGGTGTTTTATGCCGGCTTGCTCCACGACCTGGGCGCCATAGGCCTGGACGATCACCTGGTCCATCTCGTCGTGAAACCGGAAGCCAGGGGTAACCCGGCGATTCTGGACCACCCGCAAAGGGGCGCGGCCATGGTAACGGCCATTCCCGGCCTGGGGGACGAGGCGGCAGCCATGATCCGGGATCACCATGAGCGCTGGGATGGTTCCGGTTACCCCCGGGGTATCAAAGGCCAGGACCTGGCCCAGGGAGCCATATTGCTGGGCCTGGCAGATGAGTTGGACCTGGTTTTACGCGCCCATCCCGGCGCCCCCTGGTCCAGCCTCAGGGGTACACTTCTCAGGAAGGTTAGAGGAGGGTTTCCCCCGGAACTGCTGGCTACCCTGGATGAAATGCTGCAGGGTCCTTGCTATGCGGACATAGCCACCAACGTAGCCCTGGAACTAAAGATGTTCGAGGTTATTATGGCTTTACCGCCGGTTAACTTCCGGGTACCGGATCCGATGAAAATAACTATCGATCTCTTTGCCGAGATTATCGACGCCAAACATGCCTATACTGCCGGGCACTCCCACCGGGTGGCGGCCTATGCCTTAAGGCTGGCCCGCTGTCTGGGGTACGGGGAAGAGGAATTACAGCGCCTGGAGGTTGCCGGCCTGCTTCATGACTTCGGTAAAATTGCCGTACCCCGGGCTGTTCTGGATAAACCCGGGCGCCTTGACAGGGATGAACTGCAGGTCGTGCGCCGTCACCCGGCCTGGACAATAGAGTTATTAAGCGGGGTGAGCGGCCTGAAGGACCTCGCCCGGGATGCCGGCTTGCATCATGAACGGTATGATGGTAAAGGGTATCCTTATGGCCTCCATGATGGCGAGATTCCGGCCGGAGCCAGGATTATTGCCGTTGCCGATGCCTTTGATGCCATGACTTCCAACAGACCCTACCAGCGTACGTGCACTCCCGCTGAGGCTGTCCAGATCCTTTCCGGGGGTGCCGGAGCCAATTCGACCCGGAGGTTGTGGCTGTTGCCCCCTGTCTGCTAA
- the pnpS gene encoding two-component system histidine kinase PnpS, translating into MHSLRWKITLNFVALLFLTLLGAYLYLHLVILKALSLPLLPPFSAGPLAGKLEGELLKVMLVVFLLLAGGTFILAGGIITPLRALLPLTRRIAAGDLEQRIEIQSDDEVGLLSHHLNVMVENLRNNFREIAAERNRMEAILASMTDGLVAVDQVGRVIMVNPAAEEMIGKKGPEVVHKYLLKVIRNHEIDEMVKEILASGLPLEQEVRLFPTTSQLFKVHGMPITSEQGRVVGAVLTIRDITTIRHLEQMRTEFVANVSHELRTPLTSIRGFVETLLEGALEDPEVSRRFLGIINNEARRLQQLIEDLLALSRLENQPQRQIPDRADLASTLERVLVTVTPLASDKGVDLQTEIPGGIPELAISESYLNQVLLNLIDNGIKYTPAGGKVTVRAIPEGDLVQVEVEDTGIGIPSESLPRVFERFYRVDKARSREMGGTGLGLAIVKHIVESHGGSINVTSRPGQGSCFFFTLPIAAGGGEAE; encoded by the coding sequence ATGCACTCCTTACGCTGGAAAATCACCCTGAACTTCGTAGCCCTCCTTTTTTTAACCTTGCTGGGGGCTTATCTTTACCTCCACCTGGTTATCCTGAAGGCCCTGAGCCTACCCCTGCTCCCTCCCTTCTCGGCGGGGCCCCTGGCCGGTAAGCTGGAAGGGGAGCTGCTGAAGGTTATGTTAGTGGTTTTCCTGTTGCTGGCTGGAGGTACTTTTATCCTGGCCGGTGGTATAATCACCCCCCTCAGGGCGCTATTACCCCTCACCCGCCGGATTGCTGCCGGGGACCTGGAACAGCGGATTGAGATCCAGAGCGACGACGAGGTAGGGTTATTAAGCCACCATCTAAATGTCATGGTGGAAAACCTGCGCAATAATTTCCGGGAGATAGCGGCCGAGCGTAACCGGATGGAGGCTATCCTGGCCAGTATGACGGACGGCCTGGTGGCCGTCGATCAGGTCGGCAGGGTGATTATGGTGAACCCGGCGGCTGAGGAGATGATCGGCAAAAAAGGCCCTGAAGTTGTGCATAAATACCTCCTCAAGGTTATCCGTAACCATGAGATCGATGAAATGGTCAAGGAGATCCTGGCCAGCGGCCTGCCCCTGGAACAGGAGGTCAGGCTCTTTCCTACTACCAGCCAGTTATTTAAGGTTCACGGCATGCCCATTACCAGCGAACAAGGCCGGGTAGTAGGCGCCGTCCTGACCATTCGTGATATTACCACTATCCGCCACCTGGAGCAGATGCGGACGGAATTCGTGGCCAACGTCTCCCATGAATTGCGTACCCCCCTAACTTCGATCCGGGGATTTGTCGAGACGTTGCTGGAAGGAGCCCTGGAAGACCCGGAGGTGAGCCGGCGCTTTCTGGGCATTATTAATAACGAAGCCCGTCGCCTGCAACAGTTAATTGAGGATCTTTTGGCCCTATCGCGGTTGGAGAACCAGCCCCAGCGCCAGATCCCGGACCGGGCTGACCTGGCGAGCACCCTGGAGCGGGTCCTGGTTACGGTAACCCCTTTGGCTAGTGATAAAGGCGTTGACCTGCAAACGGAAATCCCCGGGGGCATACCGGAGCTGGCTATTAGTGAGAGTTATTTAAACCAGGTATTGCTTAATCTTATTGATAATGGGATCAAGTATACACCGGCTGGCGGGAAGGTAACGGTGCGGGCCATCCCGGAAGGGGATTTAGTTCAGGTAGAAGTGGAAGACACCGGGATTGGCATTCCATCCGAGAGCCTGCCCCGGGTGTTTGAGCGTTTCTACCGGGTGGATAAAGCCCGTTCCCGGGAAATGGGCGGCACCGGCCTGGGATTGGCTATAGTTAAACATATTGTCGAGTCCCATGGCGGGAGCATCAATGTGACCAGTAGACCCGGACAGGGTAGCTGTTTCTTCTTTACCCTTCCTATCGCTGCCGGGGGAGGGGAGGCGGAATAA
- a CDS encoding DUF1858 domain-containing protein: MSITEVVSKYPQTVPVFMEHGMGCLGCAAARFENIEQGALAHGIDVDSLITDLNKKVQQAAE, from the coding sequence ATGAGCATCACGGAAGTTGTCAGCAAATATCCCCAAACTGTACCTGTGTTTATGGAGCACGGTATGGGTTGCCTGGGTTGCGCCGCGGCTCGCTTTGAGAATATCGAGCAGGGAGCCCTGGCCCACGGTATTGACGTCGATAGCCTTATTACCGACCTGAACAAGAAGGTGCAACAGGCGGCTGAATAG
- a CDS encoding HD-GYP domain-containing protein: MEWQEIRIWLGRLAAHSPFTYRHSLGVAGLALNLAQTCGLEADDCQAIYKGALVHDVGKLTIANTILNKRTPLTPDEWQVIRNHPRAGVKLLASTSTSQMVLKLVAYHHERWDGQGYNGIKGTAIPLGARIIALADAFEAMTSPRPYQQCRPLPSALKEIENNAGVQFDPELVPIFFTMALHLLKTTLV, encoded by the coding sequence TTGGAGTGGCAGGAGATCAGGATCTGGTTGGGCCGGCTGGCAGCCCATTCCCCCTTTACCTACCGGCATTCCTTAGGCGTAGCCGGCCTGGCACTGAACCTGGCTCAAACCTGCGGTTTAGAGGCCGATGATTGCCAGGCTATCTATAAAGGAGCACTGGTACATGACGTTGGTAAGCTAACCATCGCCAACACTATACTGAATAAAAGGACCCCCCTGACGCCGGACGAATGGCAGGTTATACGAAACCATCCCCGGGCGGGGGTTAAGCTCCTGGCCTCTACCAGTACCAGCCAGATGGTGCTAAAACTGGTAGCCTACCATCATGAACGCTGGGATGGGCAGGGTTATAATGGTATAAAAGGCACGGCCATACCCCTGGGAGCCAGGATTATCGCCTTAGCGGATGCCTTTGAAGCTATGACTTCTCCCCGCCCTTACCAGCAATGCCGTCCATTACCGTCAGCTCTAAAAGAGATCGAGAATAATGCCGGAGTCCAGTTCGACCCTGAACTGGTGCCAATCTTTTTTACCATGGCCCTCCACCTTTTAAAAACAACCCTGGTTTGA
- a CDS encoding ABC transporter ATP-binding protein, protein MALLETKDLTISFGGLTAVANVDLSLEAGELVGLIGPNGAGKTTIFNLLTGVYRPTRGDIIFTGQSLVGLKPYQITRKGIARTFQNIRLFSNLSVLDNVRIAYHCRNHYGVTSALLRLPSFHRGEEKILKESEELLRVFKLVAYRDEKARNLPYGEQRRLEIARALAAGPSLLLLDEPAAGMNPQETRELMNLIGWIRREFGLTILLIEHDMSLVMGICERIYVLDYGQVIAEGSPEDIRTNERVIEAYLGREVNGDAPQG, encoded by the coding sequence GTGGCCCTGCTCGAAACTAAGGATTTGACCATCTCCTTCGGTGGCTTGACGGCGGTAGCCAACGTGGATCTCTCCCTGGAAGCGGGGGAGCTAGTCGGCCTCATTGGCCCCAATGGCGCCGGGAAGACGACCATCTTTAATCTCCTTACCGGAGTTTATCGCCCTACCAGAGGGGATATTATTTTTACCGGCCAGAGTTTGGTAGGGTTAAAGCCTTATCAGATTACCCGGAAGGGTATTGCCAGGACCTTCCAGAATATTCGTCTCTTCAGTAACCTGAGTGTCCTGGATAACGTGCGCATAGCCTATCACTGTCGTAACCATTATGGGGTCACCAGCGCCCTCTTGCGTCTGCCCTCCTTTCACCGGGGCGAGGAGAAGATCCTCAAGGAAAGCGAGGAACTCCTGCGGGTATTCAAGCTGGTCGCCTACCGGGATGAAAAGGCCCGCAACCTCCCCTACGGGGAACAACGTCGGTTAGAGATAGCCCGGGCCCTGGCGGCCGGGCCCAGTCTCCTTTTGCTGGATGAACCGGCCGCCGGGATGAACCCCCAGGAAACCAGGGAACTAATGAATCTGATCGGCTGGATCCGCCGCGAGTTCGGGCTGACCATCCTTTTAATCGAACACGATATGTCCCTGGTCATGGGTATCTGTGAACGTATCTACGTTCTGGATTACGGCCAGGTTATCGCCGAGGGATCCCCGGAGGATATCCGCACTAACGAACGGGTGATTGAGGCTTATCTCGGCCGGGAGGTGAACGGCGATGCTCCTCAAGGTTGA
- a CDS encoding CarD family transcriptional regulator: MFKVGDKVVYPMHGAGVIEAIEDREVLGSKRKYYILRFPLGDMKVMIPLESERAVGLREVIDEKGIQEVIKILKEPKGSGSGNWNRRYRANLEKMRSGSIYQVAEVVGNLARRDHDRGLSTGERKMLESARQMLISELVLARNAEKHQVENLLEKLLA, translated from the coding sequence ATGTTTAAAGTCGGCGATAAAGTAGTATATCCCATGCACGGGGCCGGGGTTATTGAGGCCATTGAAGATCGTGAAGTCCTGGGCAGTAAAAGGAAGTATTATATCCTGCGTTTCCCCCTGGGGGACATGAAGGTGATGATTCCCCTGGAAAGCGAACGGGCCGTAGGCCTGCGGGAGGTGATTGACGAAAAAGGCATCCAGGAAGTAATCAAGATCCTCAAGGAGCCCAAAGGGAGCGGCAGTGGCAACTGGAACCGGCGTTACCGGGCCAACCTGGAGAAGATGCGCAGCGGTAGTATCTATCAAGTAGCCGAGGTGGTGGGTAACCTGGCCCGGCGGGATCACGACCGGGGTCTTTCTACAGGGGAAAGGAAAATGTTGGAGAGCGCCCGGCAGATGTTAATTAGTGAACTGGTCTTGGCTCGCAATGCAGAAAAGCATCAAGTAGAAAACCTGCTCGAAAAACTTTTAGCCTGA